A single region of the Salarchaeum japonicum genome encodes:
- a CDS encoding NADH-quinone oxidoreductase subunit J — MTLVETGAFAVLALVTLAFSLGVVLMRDVWHSALMLGGALLSLAVHFVWLNAEFPAAMQVLVYVGGVLVLIAFAVMLTCAEEEEEPEVAG, encoded by the coding sequence GTGACGCTCGTCGAAACCGGCGCGTTCGCCGTGCTCGCGCTCGTCACGCTCGCGTTCAGTCTCGGCGTCGTGCTGATGCGTGACGTCTGGCACTCCGCATTGATGCTGGGCGGCGCGCTCCTCTCGCTCGCCGTTCACTTCGTGTGGCTGAACGCGGAGTTCCCGGCGGCGATGCAGGTGCTCGTGTACGTCGGGGGCGTGCTCGTGCTCATCGCGTTCGCGGTGATGCTCACGTGCGCAGAAGAAGAGGAAGAACCGGAGGTGGCCGGCTGA
- a CDS encoding complex I subunit 1/NuoH family protein, translated as MSTLPVTISELLGYGATPPLWVEVLSALVGAAFVATLLLTLSAIAGPWAKRKITAAFTDRIAVSKVGPFGLFIIVADAVRLLSKERIVPEGVDRPAWDLAPFLLPFSALLGFAVIPMGNGIQLADPEVGIAFVFAVSSLSVLGIVAGGYASSNKYSFLGSMRAVAESIAYEIPLVVTAASVVLLAGSLQVSEIVAAQSETLAVIAGVHIPMWFGFVNPFAFALFVLANLAEVGRNPFDLADAPSELVAGYQTEYSSVYFVLFYLGEFLHIFLGGAIIATLFLGGPAGPWLPGIVWFIAKIWAVFLFTQWCRSAVPRIRVDQLIEVGWKGMLVLSFANLVLTAVIVGVIA; from the coding sequence ATGAGCACGCTCCCGGTCACGATCAGCGAACTGCTCGGGTACGGCGCGACCCCCCCGCTCTGGGTGGAAGTATTGAGCGCGCTGGTCGGCGCGGCGTTCGTCGCGACCCTCCTGCTGACGCTGAGCGCCATCGCCGGCCCGTGGGCGAAACGGAAGATTACGGCGGCGTTCACCGACCGCATCGCCGTGAGCAAGGTCGGGCCGTTCGGCCTGTTCATCATCGTCGCGGACGCCGTCCGCCTCCTCTCGAAGGAACGCATCGTCCCCGAGGGCGTCGACCGCCCCGCGTGGGACCTCGCACCATTCCTTCTGCCGTTCAGCGCGCTCCTCGGGTTCGCGGTGATTCCGATGGGGAACGGCATCCAGCTCGCCGACCCCGAGGTCGGCATCGCGTTCGTCTTCGCCGTCTCCTCGCTCTCCGTGCTCGGCATCGTCGCCGGCGGCTACGCGTCCTCGAACAAGTACTCGTTCCTCGGGAGCATGCGCGCCGTCGCCGAGAGCATCGCGTACGAGATTCCGCTCGTCGTCACGGCCGCGTCGGTCGTGCTCCTCGCGGGGTCGCTCCAGGTGAGCGAAATCGTCGCCGCGCAGTCCGAGACGCTCGCCGTCATCGCCGGCGTTCACATCCCGATGTGGTTCGGGTTCGTCAACCCCTTCGCGTTCGCGTTGTTCGTCCTCGCGAACCTCGCCGAAGTCGGACGCAACCCGTTCGACCTCGCTGACGCGCCGAGCGAACTCGTCGCCGGCTACCAGACCGAGTACTCCTCGGTGTACTTCGTTCTCTTCTACCTCGGGGAGTTCCTGCACATCTTCCTCGGCGGCGCAATCATCGCCACGCTCTTCCTCGGCGGCCCCGCCGGCCCGTGGCTCCCCGGTATCGTCTGGTTCATCGCCAAAATCTGGGCGGTGTTCCTCTTCACGCAGTGGTGTCGGTCCGCGGTTCCCCGCATCCGGGTCGACCAGCTCATCGAGGTCGGCTGGAAGGGCATGCTCGTGCTCTCCTTCGCGAACCTCGTTCTCACCGCAGTCATCGTGGGGGTGATCGCATGA
- a CDS encoding NADH-quinone oxidoreductase subunit D, with protein sequence MGVDYDALSDLLGDAVVGRESHLNADGFVVRADRVEESLSALKEEAGFDHLSAVTSQEYEDRFESIYHLKKYNDPTEEVSVVVPTSRDDPVSQSASSVFKTAEWHEREAYDLVGVQYDDHPDLRRILLPETWQGHPLGRDYNQNKPQIVTFEENKNPLEGKFRDEESDTMFLNIGPHHPATHGVLHLETVLDGEQVVDVEPDIGYLHRCEEQMAQNGNYRYQIMPYPDRWDYASAGLLNEWAYARTAEDLNDIEVPEYAQVIRTMGAELCRIASHMLALGTFCLDIYGEFTAIFMYAMRDRENVQNLLEDLTGQRMMFNYFRLGGVVWDIPEPRETFFENVREFLDDLPNRLEEYHDLITDNELFQLRCIDTGVLDADTAKDFGVTGPVARASGVDYDLRRDDPYGYYEHLDWDVVTESGGDNYSRLLVRMREVEQSARIIEQCVDLLEDWPEDDREVQSNVPRTLNPEEDRETYRAVEGAKGELGVYIRSDGTGQPARFKIRSPCFSNLQALPAMSNGEYIPDLIATLGSLDIILGEVDR encoded by the coding sequence ATGGGCGTCGACTACGACGCGCTCTCCGACCTGCTCGGCGACGCCGTGGTCGGCCGCGAGAGCCACCTGAACGCGGACGGGTTCGTGGTTCGCGCCGACCGCGTCGAGGAGTCGCTGAGCGCGCTGAAGGAGGAAGCCGGCTTCGACCACCTCTCCGCGGTCACGAGCCAGGAGTACGAAGACCGCTTCGAGTCCATCTACCACCTGAAGAAGTACAACGACCCGACGGAGGAGGTGTCCGTGGTCGTGCCGACGAGCCGCGACGACCCCGTGAGTCAGTCCGCGTCCTCGGTGTTCAAGACCGCGGAGTGGCACGAACGCGAGGCGTACGACCTCGTCGGCGTCCAGTACGACGACCACCCCGACCTCCGCCGCATCCTCCTGCCCGAGACCTGGCAGGGCCACCCGCTCGGCCGGGACTACAACCAGAACAAACCCCAGATAGTGACGTTCGAGGAGAACAAGAACCCCCTCGAAGGGAAGTTCCGGGACGAGGAGTCGGACACGATGTTCCTCAACATCGGCCCGCACCACCCGGCGACCCACGGCGTCCTCCACCTCGAAACCGTCCTCGACGGCGAGCAGGTCGTGGACGTCGAACCCGACATCGGCTACCTCCACCGCTGCGAGGAGCAGATGGCGCAGAACGGGAACTACCGCTATCAGATCATGCCGTACCCCGACCGGTGGGACTACGCCTCGGCCGGCCTCCTGAACGAGTGGGCGTACGCCCGCACCGCGGAGGACTTGAACGACATCGAGGTGCCGGAGTACGCGCAGGTCATCCGGACGATGGGCGCGGAACTCTGCCGCATCGCCAGTCACATGCTCGCGCTCGGGACGTTCTGTCTCGACATCTACGGCGAGTTCACGGCCATCTTCATGTACGCGATGCGCGACCGGGAGAACGTCCAGAACCTCCTCGAAGACCTCACCGGCCAGCGGATGATGTTCAACTACTTCCGCCTCGGCGGCGTCGTCTGGGACATCCCCGAACCCCGGGAGACGTTCTTCGAGAACGTCCGTGAATTCCTCGACGACCTCCCGAACCGCCTGGAGGAGTACCACGACCTCATCACGGACAACGAACTCTTCCAGTTGCGCTGCATCGACACGGGCGTCCTCGACGCCGACACCGCGAAGGACTTCGGCGTCACCGGCCCGGTCGCCCGCGCGTCCGGCGTGGACTACGACCTCCGCCGCGACGACCCCTACGGCTACTACGAACACCTCGACTGGGACGTCGTCACCGAGTCCGGCGGCGACAACTACAGCCGCCTCCTCGTGCGGATGCGGGAGGTCGAGCAGTCCGCGCGCATCATCGAACAGTGCGTCGACCTCCTCGAAGACTGGCCCGAGGACGACCGCGAGGTTCAGTCGAACGTCCCGCGCACCCTCAACCCCGAGGAGGACCGCGAGACGTACCGCGCCGTCGAGGGCGCGAAGGGCGAACTCGGCGTCTACATCCGCTCGGACGGCACCGGACAGCCCGCGCGCTTCAAGATTCGGAGCCCCTGCTTCTCGAACCTGCAGGCGCTCCCCGCGATGAGTAACGGCGAGTACATCCCCGACCTCATCGCGACCCTCGGCAGCCTCGACATCATCCTGGGTGAGGTGGACAGATGA
- a CDS encoding DHH family phosphoesterase, translating into MVFRLVLGCGTTGHAVVDELGGESGDLLVLDADASRVESLRNEKVPAETADITDPASIDRERAPDVVFVGADDPETNLAATRAVTAAHPDAYVVAFTGVGATRSTRDALAGVADRVVDAGAAVLDDVAETAARGDSGRVHDLRGTLQAVEGRLAVFMHDNPDPDAIAAAVALTRIADGVGTPADACYFGEISHQENRAFVNLLDLDLVNLDPDASLDDYAGVALVDHSRPGVNDQLPPDTDVDVVIDHHPSEGDIDADFVDVRPEVGATSTILVEYLSQLGVDLDTSVATGLLYGIRVDTKDFSREITTADFEAAAELLAYADVDVLERVESPNVSADTFDVIARGIGNRQLNGSVLSSCVGAINDRDTLAQAADRLLAMEGVTVTFVYGFMDGTVYASARARGADVDLGSALREAFDDLGSAGGHADMAGAQIPMGVFDVLEGDAADELQGVLEDAIANRFFDAVR; encoded by the coding sequence ATGGTATTTCGGCTCGTCCTCGGGTGCGGGACGACAGGCCACGCCGTCGTGGACGAACTCGGCGGCGAGTCCGGCGACCTGCTCGTCCTGGACGCCGACGCGAGCCGCGTCGAATCCCTCCGAAACGAGAAGGTGCCCGCGGAGACCGCGGACATCACCGACCCCGCGAGCATCGACCGCGAGCGCGCGCCCGACGTGGTGTTCGTCGGCGCGGACGACCCGGAGACGAACCTCGCCGCCACCCGCGCGGTGACGGCCGCGCACCCCGACGCGTACGTCGTCGCGTTCACTGGCGTCGGCGCGACGCGCTCCACGCGGGACGCGCTCGCCGGGGTCGCCGACCGCGTGGTGGACGCCGGGGCCGCCGTCCTCGACGACGTGGCGGAGACCGCCGCGCGCGGCGACTCCGGGCGCGTGCACGACCTCCGCGGCACCCTGCAGGCCGTAGAGGGACGGCTCGCGGTGTTCATGCACGACAACCCCGACCCGGACGCCATCGCCGCCGCGGTCGCGCTCACCCGCATCGCGGACGGCGTCGGCACGCCCGCGGACGCCTGTTACTTCGGCGAAATCAGCCACCAGGAGAACCGGGCGTTCGTGAACCTCCTCGACCTCGACCTGGTGAACCTCGACCCGGACGCCAGCCTGGACGACTACGCGGGCGTCGCGCTCGTCGACCACTCGCGGCCGGGCGTGAACGACCAACTCCCTCCGGACACCGACGTGGACGTGGTCATCGACCACCACCCCTCCGAGGGCGACATCGACGCGGACTTCGTGGACGTGCGGCCCGAGGTCGGCGCGACGAGCACGATTCTCGTGGAGTACCTCAGCCAGCTCGGCGTCGACCTCGACACGTCCGTCGCGACCGGTCTCCTCTACGGGATTCGCGTGGACACGAAGGACTTCTCCCGGGAGATAACGACCGCGGACTTCGAGGCCGCCGCGGAACTCCTCGCGTACGCGGACGTGGACGTGCTGGAGCGCGTGGAGAGCCCGAACGTGAGCGCGGACACGTTCGACGTCATCGCGCGCGGCATCGGAAACCGCCAGCTGAACGGCTCCGTGTTGTCGTCGTGCGTCGGCGCTATCAACGACCGGGACACGCTCGCGCAGGCCGCCGACCGCCTGCTCGCGATGGAGGGCGTCACCGTCACGTTCGTCTACGGGTTCATGGACGGCACCGTGTACGCGTCCGCGCGCGCCCGCGGCGCGGACGTTGACCTCGGGAGCGCGCTCCGCGAGGCGTTCGACGACCTCGGGAGCGCGGGCGGACACGCGGACATGGCTGGCGCGCAGATACCGATGGGCGTCTTCGACGTGCTCGAAGGGGACGCCGCGGACGAACTCCAGGGCGTCCTCGAAGACGCCATCGCGAACCGCTTCTTCGACGCGGTACGGTAG
- a CDS encoding complex I subunit 4 family protein yields the protein MLIEALLAVTFLSAVAVLAAPEKWAAKLAAALSLLPLAGSLLLYSRYDGAGNALLQSGTPAFETTRQWISFGEYALQWHVGLDGVSLPLVALTAVMTTLAVVTAWNYIDDRRSEFYALLLFTEASLFGVFAALDFFVWFVFWEFVLVPLYLLVAVWGGPRRSYAAIKFFVYTNVASLVLFVGFMLVVFASPVESFDLAAVAAAVRGDELTTFYGLAPDTVTTIAFFALFFGFAVKTALVPFHTWLPDAYTEAPTPVTLVLAGVVTKMGTYSLLRFNVTMFPETTREFAPLLGALAVVTVLYGSFVAVSQQDLKRIVAYTSIPSMGFVLLGLVTYTTYGLSGATFQMVSHGVLIGLLFLAVGAIERSTDTRMVDKLSGVASEMPVTASLFVAGAFGYMGLPLMSGFAAEFFIFTGSFQAAYANAALITAVAMFGIVVIAGYLLWTMQRVLFGPYAVDTDAAVADPARSALAPGVALVLLAIGLGVAPDVFMGMIQDSINAILGGGV from the coding sequence ATGTTGATAGAAGCCTTACTCGCAGTCACGTTCCTGAGCGCCGTCGCCGTGCTCGCCGCGCCCGAGAAGTGGGCGGCGAAGCTCGCGGCCGCGCTCAGCCTCCTGCCCCTCGCGGGCAGCCTCCTGTTGTACAGTCGCTACGACGGCGCGGGCAACGCCCTCCTCCAGAGCGGCACGCCCGCCTTCGAGACCACGCGGCAGTGGATATCCTTCGGCGAGTACGCGCTCCAGTGGCACGTCGGATTGGACGGCGTGAGCCTTCCGCTCGTCGCGCTCACGGCCGTGATGACGACGCTCGCCGTCGTGACCGCGTGGAACTACATCGACGACCGGCGCTCCGAGTTCTACGCGCTCCTCCTGTTCACGGAAGCCAGCCTGTTCGGCGTGTTCGCCGCGCTCGACTTCTTCGTCTGGTTCGTGTTCTGGGAGTTCGTGCTCGTCCCGCTCTACCTCCTCGTCGCGGTCTGGGGCGGCCCCCGGCGGTCGTACGCCGCAATCAAGTTCTTCGTGTACACGAACGTCGCGAGCCTCGTCTTGTTCGTCGGGTTCATGCTCGTCGTGTTCGCGTCGCCCGTCGAGTCCTTCGACCTCGCGGCCGTCGCGGCCGCCGTGCGCGGCGACGAACTCACGACGTTCTACGGGCTCGCGCCCGACACCGTCACGACCATCGCGTTCTTCGCGCTGTTCTTCGGGTTCGCCGTGAAGACGGCGCTCGTCCCGTTCCACACGTGGCTCCCGGACGCGTACACGGAAGCCCCCACGCCGGTGACGCTCGTGCTCGCGGGCGTCGTGACGAAGATGGGGACGTACTCCCTGCTTCGGTTCAACGTCACGATGTTCCCCGAGACCACGCGCGAGTTCGCGCCGCTCCTCGGCGCGCTCGCCGTCGTCACCGTCCTCTACGGGTCGTTCGTCGCGGTGAGCCAGCAAGACCTCAAGCGCATCGTCGCGTACACGTCGATTCCCTCGATGGGCTTCGTGCTCCTCGGCCTCGTCACGTACACGACGTACGGCCTCTCGGGCGCGACGTTCCAGATGGTGAGCCACGGCGTCCTCATCGGCCTGCTGTTCCTCGCGGTCGGCGCGATCGAGCGCTCCACCGACACCCGGATGGTCGATAAGCTCTCCGGCGTCGCGTCGGAGATGCCCGTCACCGCCAGCCTGTTCGTCGCGGGCGCGTTCGGCTACATGGGACTCCCGCTGATGAGCGGGTTCGCCGCGGAGTTCTTCATCTTCACCGGCTCCTTCCAGGCCGCGTACGCGAACGCCGCGCTCATCACGGCCGTCGCGATGTTCGGCATCGTCGTCATCGCCGGCTACCTGCTGTGGACGATGCAGCGCGTCCTCTTCGGCCCGTACGCGGTCGACACGGACGCCGCGGTCGCCGACCCGGCGCGGAGCGCGCTCGCGCCCGGCGTCGCGCTCGTCCTCCTCGCCATCGGACTCGGCGTCGCCCCCGACGTCTTCATGGGTATGATTCAGGACTCCATCAACGCGATTCTCGGAGGTGGTGTATAG
- a CDS encoding NADH-quinone oxidoreductase subunit N, producing MVELPPLSPQYVLGLAALLVLAVDTLSPGDRKDGLLAAIAAAGTLTATGLAVWFAWAGTGSDALTAFEGALVVDDLALFFTVLVGSVAALVVVASYDYVREHAHAAEYYALVLLATTGMSALAAANSLATVFVALELVSIPSYVLVGFLKSNKDSVEASMKYFLVGALSSAVMLYGLSLVYGATGSLALPEVAAAASEQSLGGVFGVGVLMVLGGFLFKTASVPFHFWAPEAYEGAPAPISAFLSSASKAAGFAAAFRVFTVAFPLDAVASTVNWALVLAVLAAVTMTLGNFAAARQEAVKRMLAYSSIGHAGYVLIGLAALAGDADGLVLGASMMHLFAYGFMNTGAFLFVALAEHWGVGETFEDYEGLGRRAPVASLAMTVFVFSLAGLPVGAGFLSKYFLFASAVDAGFVWLVAIALVNSALSLYFYSRVVTSLWGESERDFDIRSRPAGLYAAVVAAGVVTVLLLVAFDPVADTAVSAATALLG from the coding sequence ATGGTCGAACTCCCACCGCTCTCCCCGCAGTACGTCCTCGGTCTCGCGGCCCTGCTCGTGCTCGCCGTGGACACGCTCTCGCCCGGCGACCGCAAGGACGGCCTGCTCGCCGCCATCGCGGCCGCGGGCACGCTCACGGCGACCGGACTCGCCGTCTGGTTCGCGTGGGCCGGCACCGGGAGCGACGCCCTCACCGCGTTCGAGGGAGCGCTCGTCGTGGACGACCTCGCGCTGTTCTTCACGGTGCTCGTCGGATCGGTCGCGGCGCTCGTCGTGGTCGCGTCCTACGACTACGTCCGCGAGCACGCGCACGCCGCCGAGTACTACGCGCTCGTCCTGCTCGCAACGACCGGGATGAGCGCGCTCGCCGCCGCGAACAGCCTCGCGACCGTGTTCGTCGCGCTCGAACTCGTCAGCATCCCCTCCTACGTTCTCGTGGGGTTCCTGAAGTCGAACAAGGACAGCGTGGAGGCGAGCATGAAGTACTTCCTCGTCGGCGCGCTCTCCAGCGCGGTGATGCTGTACGGCCTCAGTCTCGTCTACGGCGCGACCGGGTCGCTCGCGCTCCCCGAGGTCGCGGCCGCCGCGTCCGAGCAGTCGCTCGGCGGCGTGTTCGGCGTCGGCGTGCTGATGGTGCTCGGCGGATTCCTGTTCAAGACCGCGAGCGTCCCCTTCCACTTCTGGGCACCTGAGGCCTACGAGGGCGCGCCCGCGCCCATCAGCGCGTTCCTCTCCAGCGCGTCGAAGGCCGCCGGGTTCGCCGCGGCGTTCCGCGTGTTCACGGTCGCGTTCCCGCTCGACGCGGTGGCGTCCACCGTGAACTGGGCGCTCGTCCTCGCCGTGCTCGCCGCGGTGACGATGACGCTCGGGAACTTCGCCGCCGCCCGCCAGGAAGCCGTCAAGCGCATGCTCGCCTACTCCAGCATCGGCCACGCCGGCTACGTCCTCATCGGACTCGCCGCGCTCGCCGGTGACGCCGACGGCCTCGTCCTCGGCGCGAGCATGATGCACCTGTTCGCGTACGGCTTCATGAACACGGGCGCGTTCCTGTTCGTCGCGCTCGCCGAACACTGGGGCGTCGGCGAGACGTTCGAGGACTACGAGGGCCTCGGTCGCCGCGCACCCGTCGCCTCCCTGGCGATGACCGTGTTCGTGTTCAGCCTCGCCGGCCTCCCCGTCGGCGCGGGCTTCCTCTCGAAGTACTTCCTGTTCGCGTCCGCCGTGGACGCCGGGTTCGTCTGGCTCGTCGCCATCGCGCTCGTGAACAGCGCGCTCTCCCTCTACTTCTACTCGCGCGTCGTGACTTCGCTCTGGGGCGAGTCCGAGCGCGACTTCGACATCCGCAGTCGGCCCGCCGGCCTCTACGCCGCCGTCGTCGCCGCGGGCGTCGTCACCGTCCTCCTCCTCGTCGCGTTCGACCCCGTCGCGGACACCGCCGTCTCCGCCGCGACCGCCCTTCTCGGGTAG
- the nuoK gene encoding NADH-quinone oxidoreductase subunit NuoK encodes MIPTEYFLLLSAGIFCIGVFGVLTRRNALVFLMSVELMLNAANLNFIAFSHMHGNLVGQTFSLFAMALAAAEVAVGIGIVLTLYRNFKGVDVTIPTSMRW; translated from the coding sequence ATGATTCCCACCGAGTACTTCCTCCTGCTGTCCGCCGGCATCTTCTGCATCGGCGTGTTCGGCGTGCTCACCCGGCGGAACGCATTGGTCTTCCTGATGAGCGTCGAACTCATGCTGAACGCCGCGAACCTCAACTTCATCGCGTTCAGCCACATGCACGGCAACCTCGTCGGACAGACGTTCAGCCTGTTCGCGATGGCGCTCGCGGCCGCGGAAGTCGCCGTGGGCATCGGTATCGTGCTCACCCTGTACCGGAACTTCAAAGGCGTCGATGTGACGATTCCTACGTCAATGAGGTGGTAA
- the nuoL gene encoding NADH-quinone oxidoreductase subunit L, with protein sequence MAGALDYAAAIPALPLAGFLVALLVGHYAPRVLPRDGAIPGILATAGSLLLSVWVFFTVSGGETLNEELYTWVAGDGTFSLHFGLLVDPLSAMMAVLVSVVALAVHVFSLGYMNAENEPGRPRYYAGLGLFTASMLAFTLADNLLMSFVFFELVGFCSWWLIGHWYSRPGPASAAKKAFLVTRFGDYFLLLGLVGILGTFGTATFTELPELVATGLEGGATTYFGLSAQNWFAVLGLLVLGGVIGKSAQFPLHTWLPDAMEGPTPVSALIHAATMVAAGVYLVARMYGVYAQLPTVLAIIALVGGFTALFAATMALVKREIKQVLAYSTISQYGYMMLGLGAGGYVAGVFHLLTHAVFKSLLFLGAGVVIVAMHHDEDMWNMGGLKDKLPVTYWAFLAGSLALAGIVPFAGFWSKDAVLHEALVFGLGGNTAVLVAAVLGLIAVFFTGFYTIRMVLLTFHGEPRTSEAESAHDVGWSMKLPVAVLGVGATVVGFVNPGLIHELTGASVTFLDSWLQGPIEATAAHHYHDLVVANAAFTATEVSSVLTAGVSLALALAGVLLAWVLYRGPEPSEHTETLGSVKTLLYNNYYQDEFQDWLATGVALPVSRGTSKFDQGIVDGVVDGASSVTLFSGAQTRRLQTGRVSNYITFLTLGLVVILAVVGFLGGWF encoded by the coding sequence ATGGCGGGTGCACTCGACTACGCTGCGGCGATTCCCGCCCTGCCGCTCGCCGGATTCCTCGTCGCGCTTCTCGTCGGCCACTACGCGCCGCGCGTCCTCCCCAGGGACGGCGCGATTCCCGGAATCCTCGCGACCGCAGGGTCGCTGCTGCTGTCCGTGTGGGTCTTCTTCACGGTCAGCGGCGGCGAAACGCTGAACGAAGAACTCTACACGTGGGTCGCCGGCGACGGCACCTTCAGCCTCCACTTCGGCCTGCTCGTCGACCCGCTGTCGGCGATGATGGCCGTCCTGGTGTCGGTCGTCGCGCTCGCGGTTCACGTGTTCAGCCTCGGCTACATGAACGCCGAGAACGAACCCGGCCGGCCGCGCTACTACGCCGGCCTCGGCTTGTTCACCGCGAGCATGCTCGCGTTCACGCTCGCCGACAACCTCCTGATGAGCTTCGTCTTCTTCGAACTCGTCGGCTTCTGCTCGTGGTGGCTCATCGGCCACTGGTACAGTCGGCCCGGCCCCGCGAGCGCCGCGAAGAAGGCGTTCCTCGTCACGCGCTTCGGGGACTACTTCCTCCTCCTCGGTCTCGTGGGCATCCTCGGGACGTTCGGCACCGCGACGTTCACCGAACTCCCCGAACTCGTCGCCACGGGACTGGAGGGCGGCGCGACGACGTACTTCGGGCTGAGCGCGCAGAACTGGTTCGCCGTCCTCGGACTCCTCGTCCTCGGCGGCGTCATCGGGAAGTCCGCGCAGTTCCCCCTGCACACGTGGCTCCCGGACGCGATGGAAGGCCCGACCCCCGTGTCGGCGCTCATCCACGCCGCGACGATGGTCGCGGCCGGCGTCTACCTCGTCGCGCGGATGTACGGCGTGTACGCGCAACTCCCGACCGTGCTCGCGATTATCGCGCTCGTCGGCGGGTTTACCGCGCTGTTCGCCGCGACGATGGCGCTCGTGAAGCGCGAAATCAAGCAGGTGCTCGCGTACTCCACCATCAGCCAATATGGGTATATGATGCTCGGCCTCGGCGCGGGCGGGTACGTCGCGGGCGTCTTCCACCTGCTCACGCACGCCGTCTTCAAGTCCCTCCTCTTCCTCGGCGCGGGCGTCGTCATCGTGGCGATGCACCACGACGAGGACATGTGGAACATGGGCGGCCTGAAGGACAAACTCCCGGTGACCTACTGGGCGTTCCTCGCCGGGTCGCTCGCGCTCGCCGGCATCGTGCCCTTCGCGGGCTTCTGGTCGAAGGACGCCGTCCTCCACGAGGCGCTCGTGTTCGGCCTCGGCGGCAACACCGCCGTGCTCGTCGCCGCCGTCCTCGGCCTTATTGCGGTGTTCTTCACCGGGTTCTACACGATTCGGATGGTGCTTCTCACCTTCCACGGCGAACCCCGGACGAGCGAGGCCGAGTCCGCGCACGACGTGGGGTGGAGCATGAAACTCCCCGTCGCCGTGCTCGGCGTCGGCGCGACCGTCGTCGGGTTCGTCAACCCCGGCCTGATTCACGAACTCACCGGCGCGAGCGTGACGTTCCTCGACTCGTGGCTCCAGGGCCCCATCGAGGCGACCGCCGCGCACCACTACCACGACCTCGTCGTCGCGAACGCCGCGTTTACCGCGACCGAGGTCAGTAGCGTGCTGACCGCGGGCGTCTCCCTCGCGCTCGCGCTCGCCGGCGTCCTGCTCGCGTGGGTGCTCTACCGCGGCCCCGAACCCAGCGAGCACACGGAGACACTCGGTTCCGTGAAGACCCTGCTCTACAACAACTACTACCAGGACGAGTTCCAGGACTGGCTCGCGACCGGCGTCGCGCTCCCCGTCTCCCGGGGCACGAGCAAGTTCGACCAGGGCATCGTGGACGGCGTCGTCGACGGCGCATCGAGCGTCACCCTCTTCAGCGGCGCGCAGACCCGTCGCCTGCAGACCGGACGGGTGTCGAACTACATCACGTTCCTCACGCTCGGCCTCGTCGTCATCCTCGCCGTGGTCGGGTTCCTCGGGGGGTGGTTCTAG
- a CDS encoding NADH-quinone oxidoreductase subunit J family protein yields MARSRFADLDLLPGLVAVALFAVMAAAFLGASLPDPAGYPADAALITDIGYALFDFTGESGVPTEGFLAAFELIDLVLVAALVGAVLLAKREDGSIGNPLQWGDDE; encoded by the coding sequence ATGGCGCGCTCGCGCTTCGCCGACCTCGACCTCCTCCCCGGCCTCGTCGCCGTCGCGCTGTTCGCCGTGATGGCCGCGGCGTTCCTCGGCGCGAGCCTCCCCGACCCCGCGGGCTACCCCGCGGACGCCGCCCTCATCACCGACATCGGGTACGCGCTCTTCGACTTCACGGGGGAGAGCGGCGTCCCGACCGAGGGCTTCCTCGCCGCGTTCGAACTCATCGACCTCGTGCTCGTCGCGGCGCTCGTCGGCGCGGTGCTCCTCGCGAAGCGCGAGGACGGCAGCATCGGGAACCCGCTCCAGTGGGGTGACGACGAATGA
- a CDS encoding NuoI/complex I 23 kDa subunit family protein, protein MIGVLKSMATTMKHALDGKTFTVEYPDTAPEVSPRFRGIHKFSQERCIWCRQCEKVCPNDTIHIVTDDKRQGEQYNLHVGQCIYCRLCEEVCPVDAILLTQNFEFTGDTKHDLAYNKEQLKNVPWYKDVDPLAAREPDRSAWVGEGEGEVDYQ, encoded by the coding sequence ATGATAGGCGTACTCAAATCCATGGCGACGACGATGAAGCACGCGCTCGACGGGAAGACGTTCACCGTCGAGTACCCGGATACCGCGCCCGAAGTGAGCCCGCGCTTCCGCGGGATTCACAAGTTCAGTCAGGAGCGCTGTATCTGGTGTCGGCAGTGCGAGAAGGTGTGTCCGAACGACACCATCCACATCGTCACTGACGACAAGCGACAGGGCGAACAGTACAACCTCCACGTCGGCCAGTGCATCTACTGCCGGCTCTGCGAGGAGGTGTGTCCCGTGGACGCCATTCTGCTGACGCAGAACTTCGAGTTCACCGGGGACACCAAACACGACCTCGCGTACAACAAGGAGCAGTTGAAGAACGTTCCGTGGTACAAGGACGTAGACCCGCTCGCGGCCCGCGAACCCGACCGGTCGGCGTGGGTGGGCGAGGGCGAAGGCGAGGTGGATTACCAGTGA